CACTGGATGACAAGCATTGTATCGAGTCATTTAACCCTGCCATTGAAACCTTAGCAGGACAGTCATTGAGTGCCCTCATTGGTCAACCATTAAAGACCTTATTTCATGCTGATGATCAGCAGGCACTAGATAGGGTGTGGCGTGCTGATGACGAATTGGGGATAAAAGTGGTGACCATGGAGGGGCGTTTGCAATGGGATACCATGAGTCAGGTACCCGTTGAAATGACGCTTTGTGAGATGAATTTGCCGAATCGTCGTAGTTATTTGGTGACCTTTCATGACATGACGGAGCGTAAGCGTTACGAACAGGAAGTCATGCAAGCGCAGCTTGAACTGGAAAAACGTGTCCATGAACGTACCTTTGAATTAGAACAGGCCAACCTTTTGCTGCGTCAAGAAATGGCCGGCCATAAAGACACTCAAAGAGAGCTGATTCAAACGGCAAAATTGGCGGTATTAGGGCAATTGAGTGCAGGGTTAAACCATGAATTAAATCAGCCTTTGACGGCCATTCGCGCCTTTGCTGGTAATGGTTTGACATTTCTGGACAGACAACATTATCAACAAGCACATAATAACCTCGAACAAATCCAACAGCTGGGTCAGCACATGAGTGATATTATTGCTCGTTTCAAAGTGTTTGCCCGTAAAGGTGACGTGCAACAAGGCCCTATTGCCATACAAACGGCCATAGTGGGGGCGATAAAAATCATATCGCCGCGCTACAAAGAGGTGGGCATTGAGCTACAAGTACCGGACGATCAAGGTTTTATTGTGCAGGGAGATATGGTGTTTTTAGAGCAGGTGCTGGTCAATTTATTGGCCAACGCGGCAGACGCCATTCAAGAGGCGAAACACACATCCCGTGATCCTCGACCCAAAGTGTGCATAGAGCAAAGTGCCGATGAAAAAGAAGTGACCATACGCGTCCGAGACTCGGGTGACGGCTTGACCGATGAAGCCATTAAACATTTGTTTGAGCCTTTTTTTACCTCCAAATCTTCTGGGGTTGGTTTGGGCTTAGGTTTGTCAATCAGTCAGCGTATTGTTGACCTAATGGGTGGCCAAATAAAGGCCCATAACAGTTCAGAGGCTGGGGCAGAGTTTGTGGTGATATTGCCACGTTTCCCAGCCAAATCCATAAGCGAAAGAGAACAGCATGACGGATAAAAATCAGGTTTTATTAATTGATGATGAGCAGGCTGTTCGTATGGCAATCTCGCAAACACTGACCTTGGAAGAGTTTGCCGTAACGGAATTTAGCTCAGTTCAAGGGGTCACGGCACACTTGTCCATTGATTGGCCTGGCGTGATTGTCAGTGACATTAACCTACCGGGGAAAAGTGGCTTGGCGCTGTTTGAAGAAGTAAAAAAGATTGATGCCGAGATCCCCTTCATTTTGATTACAGGCCACGGTGATATCAGCATGGCGGTGAGTGCCATTCGCGATGGCGCCTATGATTTTATTGAAAAACCTTTTTCCAATGAGGATTTTGTTGAGGTGGTGCGACGCGCCAGTGAAAAACGTCGTTTGACCTTGGAAAACCGTCATTTGCGTCTTGAACTGGCAGCGCAAAATGCACCGGGGCCGCGCATTATAGGGAATACGCCGGGCATTCACCGCTTACGTCAGGCTTTGTTGCATGTGGCCGATACCGGAGCGGATATTTTGATTCAGGGTGAAACTGGCACAGGGAAAGAGCTGGTGGCGCGTTACATACATGAGCACAGTTCCCGTCGTGGGCAGCCTTTTGTCGCCATTAACTGTGGTGCCGTGCCCGATTCCATAATGGAGTCAGAATTGTTTGGGCATGAGAAGGGGGCTTTTACCGATGCCAAAGTACAACGTATTGGCAAGTTAGAGCATGCCAATGGTGGCACACTTTTTTTAGATGAAATCGAAAGCATGCCCATGTCCATGCAAATCCGCTTGCTGCGAGTGCTAGAGGAAAGGCGTTTAGAGCGTTTGGGGTCAAACACAGGCATTGATTTGGATTTGCGCATTTTGGCGGCCACCAAAGTGGACCTGAAGCAATTAAGTGAAGGCGATAGCTTTCGTGAGGACTTGTACTACCGTCTCAATGTTGTGCGAGTGGACATTCCCCCATTGCGGGAACGTAAAGACGACATTTCTTTGCTGTGGCAGCACTTTTGTTTGGTGGCAACTGCCCAATACAAACGTGAATCTGAACCCTTATCGGCGGCACGAATGCACAGTTTGTTAAGCTATGACTGGCCGGGTAATGTGCGTGAACTAAGGAACTTAGCGGAGCGTTATGTTTTGATGGGAGAAGCCGGATCGTTTGAGTTTGATCAAATCATCATCAACGAAAACAATCCAGGAGTCATGACCTTACCAGAGCAAATGGAACGTTTCGAAAAAACCTTGTTAGAGCAGGAGTTGATGCGACAGAAAGGATCGATTAAAGATACCATGGATGCATTGGGGTTACCGCGAAAAACCCTGTACGACAAAATGCGTAAGTACGATCTGGATAAAGATTTGTATAAACAGTAATTGAGCAAAAGTAAAAAAGTAACTAAACAAAAGCCAATAAGGTTGAAATTGCTCTTTGATTGTTTACTTAGACAACAATGTTTTGTAAATTAGCGGGCCTGCCAATTCTCTTCATTACTCAAGCTTCTCATCGCTAAGTTCGATGTCGCTTTGTAATAACGCGCTCAATGGACACGATAACTTGGTCTCTCTTGCTAAAGCTGAATTGTGCTTATTTAGGTAGAAGACGCAGACGCAGTTTGTGGTTCTTCCGGTTTTATCTATCTATTCGCCTTGGGGGCGCAGTGACTCCAATTATTCGACATTTATTACGTTCATTAGGACGTATAGGCTTGGTTTTGGCCTTAACTCTTTCTGCTATTTTGATTTCCATATTTTTAGATATTACCTTTTCTAAGTTATTGGGTTTTACTCTCGATGTTAAGCGCGATGTCATTATGATCCTGATTATTGCCGGCTTAACGACACCGATTTTGTCTTGGTACTTGGTCGGCCTATTCTTGCATGTCGATGTGATGGAACAAAAAATGAGACACCATGCGTCGATAGACAGTCTCACGTCTGTGTATAACCGTGGTTATTTTTATAAAAAAGGTCTGCTTGCTCTGGCGTCTAAAGCCAGTGTGAAAGAAACCGGCTCGTCTGCTTTTTTTGTTCTCGATCTAGATGGTTTCAAGCAAATTAATGATGAGTATGGTCATCTGTGTGGTGACCGAGCGCTGGTGAGCTTTGCACAAGCTTTGCGCAGTATTTTTCATTCGCCAAGTGTGGTCGCGCGTTTGGGGGGAGATGAATTTTCTGTGTTGTTATGCAATGTCACTAAAGAAGAAGTGGCAAGCATTGCACAGGGTATTTTGGAACGAGTGCGTAATATCATTTTAGCAACCGAGCAAGGCGAACTTAATTTTACCGCCAGTATCGGCATAGCTATGTTTCAAGGACAGGGTGAGCAGGTGTTTGAACGGGCGTTCCAGACCGCAGATAAAACCTTGTATGAGGTGAAAAGGGCGGGTCGCGACGGCTATAAAATTCAAGCCGTCTGCCAATGATTAAATTGTTCTAGTGGTGCCAATATAAGTCTTCTGGGTTATCGACGAATATCGCTTGTCTGGTACGCTTATTTAGTATCCAGCTTTTGGTATCCAGCTTTGTACTAAATCTAATTAAATTGTTTTAGTGGTGCCAATATAAGTCTTCTGGGTTATCGACGAATATCGCTTGTCTGGTATGCTTATTTAGTATCCAGCTTTTGGTATCCAGCTTTGTACTAAATCTAATTAAATTGTTCTAGTGGCGCCAATATAAGCTTTCTGGGTTATCGACGAATATCGCTTGTCTGGTACGATCATTCGGTATCCAGCTTTGTACCAAATCTAATAATCTTGCATCGTTTGGTGCTTGCTCTGGTGTGCCTGAAACGTGTGGCCAATTAGAGCCCCAAATGATGCGCTCAGGGGCATGTTGGATTGCCGCTTTGGTCATCGCTGCAAGATCTTCATAGTCTGGCCCACCACTGGCTGAGCTTTCATAACAGGCGGCGATTTTGTAATAGCAATTGCCCTTATCCAAAAGCTTGAGCACCTGTTTGAATTCGGCACTCTTGGTTTTGACTGGGGGCAAAAACTTACCATGATGATCTAAGCTAAAATTGCCTTTGATCTGATTCAATAGGCTAGCGTGCTCTAATATATCTCGCCCATTGAATTGCACAATACAACTCCAGCCAAATGAGGCAATTTTATCATTAACAGACAACAAATCTTTCAGGCGAACGGCGCCTTGCGTTAATTGCATAATACGTGCCCCACGTGCCCCCATTTGATGCCACTTTTCCAATTCAGCTTCGGTCGTATCAGGCGTTACTACGACAATGCCGCGGGCTTTATCCCCCATACTCTGTACCGCATTGAGCAGTACTTGGTTATCTGTCTGATAAGCGTTTGGCTGAGTGATGACCACCTTTTCTACCCCTAACCATGCCATTACCTGTTTGTAATCTTCAAGGTTGGCGGCATCGCTAGGAAGGTTTGGCCCACCGGGCAAGTTAGGGTGCTGAGCATCATAGACGTGTATATGAGTATCAATGCTACCTTGCGGTAGGGCGATTTTAGGGGCGTTTCCATTTAATAGTCTTGGCATAATGATTTCCTATGCTGCTGGACGATACTTGGCCAGTTCCTCTGGACGGATTTCAATTCCCAAGCCGTGGCCTTGTGGTACTGTTAGGCAACCATGATCAAGCTCAAAGGGCTCAGTGATGATGCTTGAGCGGAAAGGATTGTGAGTTTGATCGTATTCAAAACGTGGGGAATCTGGTGTATAGCCATAAGAGGGTGGGTTCGGCGGAATAATGGCATGGAAGTGCAGTGCTGCTGCCAATGCGACACTGGTGCCCCAAACATGAGGCACGCAGCGCACGCCATAAATATCACACAGGGTGAGCACTTTTTTTGCTTCGCTTAAGCCTCCAACACCACAGACATCAGGCTGCAAAATATCGACGGTATGCTGTTTCAAGGCTTCGCTAATACCCCAGCGCGTGTGCCAGGTTTCACCGCCTGCAAGGGGAATAGATTGACTGGTTCTTAACTTGTGATAGCTGCTTAATGCTTCAGGAACAACGGGTTCTTCAAACCAGAGTAGGTGGCAATCACTGACGGCGTTGGCAAGGCGTGCGGCATTGATGTGATCATAGCCATGATTGGCGTCTATCATGAGTTCGATATCGTCCCCCAAACATTGACGTACCGCTTTGATCGAGGCGATGTCCAAATCTATGCCAAAACCAATTTTGATCTTCACGGCCTTGAATCCCGCCTGTTTGTAACCAGAAACTTCCTCCAACAAACTGGCTATACGATCTTGGCCTATTAAGCGAAAGCCGCCAGTGGCGTATACAGGAATTTGTTGGCGAAAAGCACCGCCTAGTAATTGATGGGTGGGGCATTGGTGATACTTGCCCGCTAAATCCCAAAGGGCAATATCAATGCCACTGATGGCATTAATGGTGGCGCCGCGTTGGCCTTGGTCACGAAAGAGATTGTAAAGCTTGAGCCAGATGGGTTCGATATGCAGGGCGTTGTCGCCAATGAGGTGAGGTTTCATGGCCTGAATGAAAGCATCATTGACGATGCGATTACCTAAACATTCTCCCCAGCCGACCAATCCCTGGTCAGTGTGGATTTCCACCAGTAGGTGATCTCTTGAGGTAAACAGCATGGAGGCGGACTCAAATGGCTGCGCTAATGTGTGGCTCAAGTGGTGGGTAAATATCTCTGTAATCTTCATAAAAAATGACCTTGTGTGCCTGTTTATTCTTGTTAGTTGTGGCAAACATAGCACAAGTCATTTTAAAAAATCCACAAATTCATACTATGATTTTGAGCGCTGTATATCGCGCATCAGTTTGCGATAACGTTCACAGCCATTATCTAGATGAACACGCATCGCTTTTTTTGCGGCGTCAGCGTCACGTGCTTCTATGGCATCTAGAATGGCCTTGTGTTCACGATTGAGGGATTTATCAATTTCTGGGTCGCGAGGTAAACCTGCTTCTTCACGCAACCGAGCTCTTGGAATAGTGCGACGGCCAAGCACTTCCAAAAAATCCACAAAGTGTTGGTTGTTGGTGGCTTTGGCAATGGCCAAATGAAACTCGAAATCTTCTTGTTCGGCGCTTTCGCCTTTTTGCACTTTACGCTCATAAGCATCGAAGCAGCGGTAGATTTCTGCTTCTTGTGCTAATGAACAACGTGCCACCGCAAGGGCTACAGCCTCTATTTCTACGGCGGTTCTGAGCTCCAAAGACTCTATAGTGTCGGTCAGGGTTTGCGTGCTGTTGCGCAGTAGTGAACTGAGTTTTTGCGCAGGTTCTGAGACAAACACCCCAGCCCCTTGTTTGGCCTTAACCAGACCTTCTGCTTTCAAGCTGGCGATGGCTTCACGCAGAACGGTTCGGCTGACAGACAACTCGCTCATCAAATTCGGTTCCGTTGGTAATTTATCGCCGGGTTTCATGCCCAGAGTGGTAATGCGCTGACGAATTTTTTCTGCTGTTTGTTGTGGCAAGCTGGCTTTCATGGTTTTGCTTATTGGCATGATCTGTTGGCCTTTCTAAAACAATAAGATGTTGCTTTTTAATCACTTAAACATGTTATCACATAATATGAATAGCGCTTAATCTAGCGGTTAAGTATTAAGTTTAGAATAATTTTAAATAATTCATACTATGATTATTGTCTATTCCTAATATCTTATGCTACAAATAAAAAAGGTTGGATGGCTATCATTAGGCTTTCGCCTTAAAGTGGCTATCCAAGCAAGCAGAAATAATTACAAGAATAACTGGAGACACAACAATGATAATAAACTTTCCTGCAGGAAAAATTGGCAAAGCTTTGGCTCTGATGACGGCGACTTCGGCAATGGTGTTTTCTTCCGTTGCCAATGCGGAATGGAAAGGTTGGAATATCCATAACACAGGTTACCCTGTGACGGATGCTTTAGAGTCTTTTATTGAGGCGGCTGATAAAGCCACTGATGGTCGTGTTAGTGGTCGAGTTTATAATGGCTCGGTGCTTGGTAGTCAATCCGATGCGATTCAAATGCTGCAAGTTGGTGCCATTCAATTTGCTGGTTTTAGCTTAGGACCAATGGGTGACGCGGTTCCTGAAGTAAACGTAGTATCCCTTCCTTTCATTTTCAAAGACCTTAATCACATGCACCGTGTTATGGATGGGCAGGTTGGCGATCAACTCAGTGATGCCATGGCGAAACAAGGCATTATGTCGTTAGCTTGGTACGACGGTGGTGCACGTTCTTTCTATAACACGGCGAAACCGATTCACACCCCCGCGGACGTTAAAGGTGAGAAATTCCGTGTCATGAACAATGAATTGTACGTTGGCATGGTGGAAGCCTTAGGTGGTAATGCTACGCCAATGGCTTATTCTGAAGTCTATCAATCTTTAAAAACGGGCGTGGTAGACGGCGCTGAAAATAACTGGCCATCCTACGATTCGAGTAACCACTATGAAGTGGCGCCTTATTATTCTTTGACGCAACATTTGATTATCCCCGAGTGCGTTTGTGTGAGTGTGAAAGCGTGGAATGAACTGTCAGCAGAAGATCAAGCAGCAGTGAAAAAAGCGGCTCGCGACAGTTCTGCTTTACAACGTAAGTTGTGGGCGCAACGGGATGAAGAAAGCCGTAAGAAGGTGCTGGCGTCTGGTGTTAAGTTTAATGAAATCAAAGATAAAAAAGCTTTCAGTGATGCGATGAAACCTGTCTACGCGAAAGCGGTGAAAGACAATCCATCCTTGAAGCCATTTATCGAGCAAATTCAAAATACTCAATAACAAATAACGGCTCAGGCTAATTTGCTCTGTTGGCAGATTAGCCTTTTGATGACATTGCTAGCAAGAGTGTGATTATGGCTTTCTCTTCTTCTACACAACCCAAGATCAAATCTATTTTGGATGCGATTGCCTATGTGGTGACCGCTTTATCCGGCGTGTTTTTAGTTTTGTTGGTTGCTTCATTCGGCTGGTTGGTATTTGGTCGTTATGTATTGAATGACACCCCAACTTGGGTCGAGCAAATGGCTATGCTGTTGGTCACCAATATTACCTTTTTGGCCGCGGCGGTGGGGATTCACGAACGCACCCATTTAAGTGTCGACATGCTGTCTATGCTGGTGCCCGAACGAGTAGGTCAGGTTTTTAATATCTTGATTGACTTATGTATTGTCGCTTTCGGTTATGCCATGGCCCTATACGGTAAAGAGCTGGTGGACTTTGCTTGGTTTAGAAGCATTCCCTTATTAACTTTCCTAGAATGGAGAGTTCCGGAAGGTCTCCGCTATTTCCCCGTGGTGGCCAGTGGTGTCTTGATGTGTTTGTTTGCAGGTTATCGAGTGGTTTATGGCACATTAAATGTATTTTCAAAACATTCTTTGTCAGCAGATTCTCATTCTTCTGATGTAGCGGGAGACAAATAATATGGGCTTAGGGATTTTACTGGGCTTATTTGCTCTGTTGACCTTTATTGGCGTACCTGTGGCGTTTGCTTTGGGTATGGCCGCAATTTCAGCGTTTTTTTACGAAGGCTTGCCATTGATGATTGGTTTTCAGCGTATTGTCGCAGGAACCTCTACCTTTTCATTGCTGGCCATTCCTTTCTTTATTTTTGCTGGTGAGTTGATGTTGCATGGCGGCATTGCCGCGCGTTTGATTCGCTTAGCCTCTTCGGCGGTGGGTTGGGTACGTGGTGGCTTAGGGCAGGTTAATGTCTTCTCCAGTATGCTGTTTGGTGGTATTTCGGGTTCCGCGGTAGCCGATGTGTCGGCACTGGGTTCTTTGTTGATTCCGGTGATGAAAGAAAAAGGCTATGACGATGCCTATGCGGTCAACGTCACTGTGACCTCGTCTATTGCCGGCATCATGATTCCACCCAGCCACAATATGATCTTATACGTCGTAGCCGCAGGTGGCGGTATGTCTGTTGCCAGTTTGTTTATGGCCGGTATTGTGCCAGGTATTTTAATGTGTGTGTTGTTAGGACTGGTGGCCCGCTGGATGGCGATCCGCAATAACTACCCAACAGAACCCTTTGCGGGTTTGAAAGTAATTTTTGTTGCTTTCTTAGCCTCATTTCCTGGATTGATTACCGCCATTATTGTAGTAGGTGGTGCTTTGTCAGGCGTATTCACCGTGACCGAATCGGGTGCCATTGGCGCGATTTACGCTGTGTTGATTACTGCTCTAGTGTATCGCTCTTTAAGCTTGCGTGACTTCTGGATAGCTGTGATTCGTTCTGTTCGTACCACAGGTCTGGTGATGATCTTAGTAGGTTGTGCGTCCGCTTTTGGTTATATGTTGGCCTTGTATGAAGTGCCGAAAGTATTGGCCACAGGTTTAACGTCGATTTCAGATAATCCGATTATCATCTTTTTGATGATGAACCTGATTTTATTGCTATTGGGCATGATCATGGACATGGCGGCATTGATTCTGATCTGTACACCTATCTTTTTGCCTGTGGCAGTGAGCTTGGGCATGGACCCCATTCAGTTTGGCATTATGTTGATGATGAATTTGGGCTTAGGTTTGTGTACTCCTCCAGTAGGCGGTTGTTTGTTTGTTGGTTGTGCCATTGGTGATGTGCCGATTCAACGCGCCGTGAAAAGCATTTGGCCATTTTATCTGGCGATTTTGGCGGCGTTAATCTTAGTGACATTTGTGCCTGCTATTTCTATGACATTACCAAACTGGATTAGTGGTTAAGGGGAAAGATATGAAACGAGTATTGCTGACAGGCGCAGCCGGTACTTTGGGCAAGGCCATGCGCCGCACCTTAGCGGGCTGGGCGGATGAATTGGTGCTGTCCGACTTAGTACAGATTACCGACCTGAAACCGGGTGAGTCTTTTCAAGCCTGTGATTTGGCGGATTTTGATGGGGTAAAGGCCTTAGTAAAAGGCTGTGATGGCATTATTCATCTGGGCGGGCAATCCATTGAAGGCACCTTTGAAAGCATTCTCAATGGCAATTTGAAAGGCACTTATCATATTTATGAAGCGGCTCGCCAACATCAGGTAACACGTATTTTCTTTGCTAGCTCAAATCATGTGGTGGGCTTTCATTCCCGTGAGACACGTTTGGATGCGGACAGTCCAATGCGACCAGACAGTTTGTATGGCGTGTCAAAAGGCTTTGGCGAGTTGTTAGCACGTTATTACTTTGAAAAATTTGGCATTGAATCGGCTCTGGTACGTATTGGCAGTTGTCTGCCTAAGCCGCTTGACCGTCGTATGTTGTCGACCTGGTTAAGCGAAGAAGACATAGCGGATTTAGTGAAGTGCGTGTTCCGTGTCAATCGCTTAGCTTGCACTGTGGTCTATGGTGCATCAA
The window above is part of the Marinomonas sp. THO17 genome. Proteins encoded here:
- a CDS encoding ATP-binding protein; this translates as MSKLSNTLSEAAALSVAPRKVILLSLLAILFVVIVILWKGGEALKNRQIEALQLTSEEQLAQLANVIENAIAKYQHMPTLLATNGRVKKALRDGFYNDISQLNLELEQINRITEASDSYILNKDGLTIAASNYQSDASFVGNNFAFRPYFQQAIQGKPGRYYALGTMSNRRGYYFSYPVVDEKEIIGVAVVKVDISQFEKRFASQNYDFILLDPDGVVFSSSRPRWLYQVLRELSYSEIQRITESKRYKDRPIEKLPIVYQTPLSTRASVIEVLETNPLNGELERRSYLNMSRPIQLLGFTISLLSPLQGINEEIALWRAIFAAGLTITGLLAGLAVLRRRMLLERYNANEMTRHNQAYIREVIQNTQAGLVTLDDKHCIESFNPAIETLAGQSLSALIGQPLKTLFHADDQQALDRVWRADDELGIKVVTMEGRLQWDTMSQVPVEMTLCEMNLPNRRSYLVTFHDMTERKRYEQEVMQAQLELEKRVHERTFELEQANLLLRQEMAGHKDTQRELIQTAKLAVLGQLSAGLNHELNQPLTAIRAFAGNGLTFLDRQHYQQAHNNLEQIQQLGQHMSDIIARFKVFARKGDVQQGPIAIQTAIVGAIKIISPRYKEVGIELQVPDDQGFIVQGDMVFLEQVLVNLLANAADAIQEAKHTSRDPRPKVCIEQSADEKEVTIRVRDSGDGLTDEAIKHLFEPFFTSKSSGVGLGLGLSISQRIVDLMGGQIKAHNSSEAGAEFVVILPRFPAKSISEREQHDG
- a CDS encoding sigma-54 dependent transcriptional regulator codes for the protein MTDKNQVLLIDDEQAVRMAISQTLTLEEFAVTEFSSVQGVTAHLSIDWPGVIVSDINLPGKSGLALFEEVKKIDAEIPFILITGHGDISMAVSAIRDGAYDFIEKPFSNEDFVEVVRRASEKRRLTLENRHLRLELAAQNAPGPRIIGNTPGIHRLRQALLHVADTGADILIQGETGTGKELVARYIHEHSSRRGQPFVAINCGAVPDSIMESELFGHEKGAFTDAKVQRIGKLEHANGGTLFLDEIESMPMSMQIRLLRVLEERRLERLGSNTGIDLDLRILAATKVDLKQLSEGDSFREDLYYRLNVVRVDIPPLRERKDDISLLWQHFCLVATAQYKRESEPLSAARMHSLLSYDWPGNVRELRNLAERYVLMGEAGSFEFDQIIINENNPGVMTLPEQMERFEKTLLEQELMRQKGSIKDTMDALGLPRKTLYDKMRKYDLDKDLYKQ
- a CDS encoding GGDEF domain-containing protein produces the protein MTPIIRHLLRSLGRIGLVLALTLSAILISIFLDITFSKLLGFTLDVKRDVIMILIIAGLTTPILSWYLVGLFLHVDVMEQKMRHHASIDSLTSVYNRGYFYKKGLLALASKASVKETGSSAFFVLDLDGFKQINDEYGHLCGDRALVSFAQALRSIFHSPSVVARLGGDEFSVLLCNVTKEEVASIAQGILERVRNIILATEQGELNFTASIGIAMFQGQGEQVFERAFQTADKTLYEVKRAGRDGYKIQAVCQ
- a CDS encoding amidohydrolase family protein; amino-acid sequence: MPRLLNGNAPKIALPQGSIDTHIHVYDAQHPNLPGGPNLPSDAANLEDYKQVMAWLGVEKVVITQPNAYQTDNQVLLNAVQSMGDKARGIVVVTPDTTEAELEKWHQMGARGARIMQLTQGAVRLKDLLSVNDKIASFGWSCIVQFNGRDILEHASLLNQIKGNFSLDHHGKFLPPVKTKSAEFKQVLKLLDKGNCYYKIAACYESSASGGPDYEDLAAMTKAAIQHAPERIIWGSNWPHVSGTPEQAPNDARLLDLVQSWIPNDRTRQAIFVDNPESLYWRH
- a CDS encoding mandelate racemase/muconate lactonizing enzyme family protein, with product MKITEIFTHHLSHTLAQPFESASMLFTSRDHLLVEIHTDQGLVGWGECLGNRIVNDAFIQAMKPHLIGDNALHIEPIWLKLYNLFRDQGQRGATINAISGIDIALWDLAGKYHQCPTHQLLGGAFRQQIPVYATGGFRLIGQDRIASLLEEVSGYKQAGFKAVKIKIGFGIDLDIASIKAVRQCLGDDIELMIDANHGYDHINAARLANAVSDCHLLWFEEPVVPEALSSYHKLRTSQSIPLAGGETWHTRWGISEALKQHTVDILQPDVCGVGGLSEAKKVLTLCDIYGVRCVPHVWGTSVALAAALHFHAIIPPNPPSYGYTPDSPRFEYDQTHNPFRSSIITEPFELDHGCLTVPQGHGLGIEIRPEELAKYRPAA
- a CDS encoding FadR/GntR family transcriptional regulator, with the protein product MPISKTMKASLPQQTAEKIRQRITTLGMKPGDKLPTEPNLMSELSVSRTVLREAIASLKAEGLVKAKQGAGVFVSEPAQKLSSLLRNSTQTLTDTIESLELRTAVEIEAVALAVARCSLAQEAEIYRCFDAYERKVQKGESAEQEDFEFHLAIAKATNNQHFVDFLEVLGRRTIPRARLREEAGLPRDPEIDKSLNREHKAILDAIEARDADAAKKAMRVHLDNGCERYRKLMRDIQRSKS
- a CDS encoding TRAP transporter substrate-binding protein → MIINFPAGKIGKALALMTATSAMVFSSVANAEWKGWNIHNTGYPVTDALESFIEAADKATDGRVSGRVYNGSVLGSQSDAIQMLQVGAIQFAGFSLGPMGDAVPEVNVVSLPFIFKDLNHMHRVMDGQVGDQLSDAMAKQGIMSLAWYDGGARSFYNTAKPIHTPADVKGEKFRVMNNELYVGMVEALGGNATPMAYSEVYQSLKTGVVDGAENNWPSYDSSNHYEVAPYYSLTQHLIIPECVCVSVKAWNELSAEDQAAVKKAARDSSALQRKLWAQRDEESRKKVLASGVKFNEIKDKKAFSDAMKPVYAKAVKDNPSLKPFIEQIQNTQ
- a CDS encoding TRAP transporter small permease, translated to MAFSSSTQPKIKSILDAIAYVVTALSGVFLVLLVASFGWLVFGRYVLNDTPTWVEQMAMLLVTNITFLAAAVGIHERTHLSVDMLSMLVPERVGQVFNILIDLCIVAFGYAMALYGKELVDFAWFRSIPLLTFLEWRVPEGLRYFPVVASGVLMCLFAGYRVVYGTLNVFSKHSLSADSHSSDVAGDK
- a CDS encoding TRAP transporter large permease — protein: MGLGILLGLFALLTFIGVPVAFALGMAAISAFFYEGLPLMIGFQRIVAGTSTFSLLAIPFFIFAGELMLHGGIAARLIRLASSAVGWVRGGLGQVNVFSSMLFGGISGSAVADVSALGSLLIPVMKEKGYDDAYAVNVTVTSSIAGIMIPPSHNMILYVVAAGGGMSVASLFMAGIVPGILMCVLLGLVARWMAIRNNYPTEPFAGLKVIFVAFLASFPGLITAIIVVGGALSGVFTVTESGAIGAIYAVLITALVYRSLSLRDFWIAVIRSVRTTGLVMILVGCASAFGYMLALYEVPKVLATGLTSISDNPIIIFLMMNLILLLLGMIMDMAALILICTPIFLPVAVSLGMDPIQFGIMLMMNLGLGLCTPPVGGCLFVGCAIGDVPIQRAVKSIWPFYLAILAALILVTFVPAISMTLPNWISG
- a CDS encoding NAD(P)-dependent oxidoreductase, which produces MKRVLLTGAAGTLGKAMRRTLAGWADELVLSDLVQITDLKPGESFQACDLADFDGVKALVKGCDGIIHLGGQSIEGTFESILNGNLKGTYHIYEAARQHQVTRIFFASSNHVVGFHSRETRLDADSPMRPDSLYGVSKGFGELLARYYFEKFGIESALVRIGSCLPKPLDRRMLSTWLSEEDIADLVKCVFRVNRLACTVVYGASNNPWSWWDNRKSNFLGWQPKDSSAQFETEVLAQDPLLDGDHPALLFQGGFFATAGHFEDDD